In a genomic window of Gigantopelta aegis isolate Gae_Host chromosome 9, Gae_host_genome, whole genome shotgun sequence:
- the LOC121380469 gene encoding ceramide synthase 5-like, which produces MATYLKAANDIFWSPSFWLPEGFVWKDLEPKDSETYYPRIQDVNWCVVVGVFLLGVRYVYERLIVVPIARRLGVKETKKSIVPNPVLESAFSKHKGKITNDTIQALIKQTDLTEREIQRWVFRRKFQDVPTHMQKFRECSWHLLFYLSAFIGGLITLWDKDWFWKSKYCFINWPYQHVGNDLYVFYLMELSFYWSLLFSSLHDIRRKDFWEMTIHHVITINLIYWSWVVNFVRIGALVIIVHDVSDYWMALAKIAKYSKKQTLCELLFLAFVVVWTVTRIGVYPYWVLYAAAIDIHNYVKPFQVHRMFVFLLCTLQVLHIIWTYMIYKVAFQKFTTGSIERDIRSDTEEDDDTVTEPTDEDLRQSVMNGGPATHLRHNNSSAANNSA; this is translated from the exons ATGGCGACTTACTTGAAGGCGGCTAACGACATATTTTGGAGCCCGAGCTTCTGGCTACCAGAAGGTTTCGTGTGGAAAGATCTCGAGCCTAAGGACAGCGAAACTTATTACCCCCGCATCCAAGATGTTAACTGGTGTGTCGTTGTCGGGGTCTTCTTACTCGGCGTTCGTTACGTTTATGAAAG GCTCATTGTGGTACCAATAGCAAGAAGGCTGGGAGTAAAGGAAACAAAGAAATCCATCGTCCCAAATCCTGTGCTTGAATCAGCATTTAGTAAACACAAAGGCAAAATCACCAATGATACCATACAG GCATTGATAAAACAAACCGAcctcacagagagagagatacaaagATGGGTTTTTCGGCGCAAATTTCAAGATGTCCCTACACATATGCAAAAATTCAGAGAGTGCAG CTGGCATTTGCTCTTCTATCTTTCTGCTTTTATCGGAGGTCTCATAACACTATGGGAT AAAGACTGGTTTTGGAAGTCAAAATATTGCTTCATAAATTGGCCATATCAG CATGTTGGTAATGATTTGTACGTTTTCTATCTCATGGAACTGAGTTTTTACTGGAGTCTTCTCTTTTCTTCTCTACACGACATCAGGAGAAAG GATTTTTGGGAAATGACAATCCACCATGTGATAACGATAAACCTGATTTATTGGTCGTGGGTCGTCAACTTTGTTAGAATCGGAGCCCTTGTGATTATCGTCCATGATGTTTCCGACTACTGGATGGCA tTAGCAAAGATTGCCAAGTACAGCAAAAAGCAGACATTATGTGAATTGCTATTTTTAGCATTTGTGGTGGTGTGGACCGTCACTCGGATTGGAGTTTATCCATACTG GGTTTTATATGCTGCTGCCATAGATATACACAATTACGTGAAGCCATTCCAAGTTCACcgtatgtttgtttttcttctgtgcACCCTGCAAGTTCTCCACATCATCTGGACGTACATGATTTACAAAGTTGCCTTCCAGAAGTTCACAACAGGATCA ATTGAACGAGATATTCGTAGTGATACTGAAGAAGATGATGACACTGTTACCGAGCCGACAGACGAAGACCTCCGACAGTCTGTGATGAACGGAGGGCCAGCCACTCACCTCAGACACAACAACAGTTCCGCAGCAAATAACTCTGCATAG